The genomic DNA aatatCACCTATGGCAAAAGGATTAGTGTGGCTAAAAACTAATGGCTCTATTATGACTATCATTTTAACTAGTATTACcttatttattcgattaaacgccgtaGCGTTTATTTAACTTTCAGGGTTTCCTATGCGGCGTTTGTTTCGAAATCACTTAGAAAATAGTTACTGTAAATCGGTTTTAGATATTGTGAACTTTAAAGGTTCCAATGTCTCTCTTATTTTGGTGAGATAATTCAGAATGGTAATTGTCTGGATGGTGAAGATTACCAAGTTGTGCCGAATTTTTTATATAGGATATTACATTGTGGTGCGAAGATATGAAGTTTATTTTCGAGtagcaaaacaatattttacgaacgagctcAGCGAgtaagtaaaatattgtttttgccacgagaaaataaaattcatatcttcaagccgccgtgtaaatgttctttttattatatagacaaaatgacatcgataaaataatagagggaaattacaaaaattacgtcatcgataaactcaggtgtgagattatggaaaataaacaactcggatcccggatgtagtttttatgaattttacgagtggtacattttccagtaaaacactcgtgtctatataataaataaatatatatatatatatatatataaagaataacaataatgataagcTGAACTTAGTACTAATACTAAACTGTTAGCCttcataaaaataacaaagaatcAATGGAAACTGATAAGATACAgttaaatcaaatcaaattgGATCAACTGCACAATGTGTTAATTGTCGCTTATACGGGCACCTAATGATCGAAAGTTTTTAAATACCTCAGACTTGTCTCAAATGGTTTACTCTACGCTTTAGAACCATGTTAAGTAAATTTGGAGCTGTCATAAGAACTattcatctgttcggatgtgTTTGGGGAACTTTGGTCTTCTCGAAAGTTGTTGGTGGCTTTTTCGCCTCATCCGCTGAACCCGCGTTATAATGTGGTACGAGGTTCCAAAGTTCCAAAACATGGATGCTCATCCGTACTTTCATTAAGATTCTATTGGACGCTTCGCCGTTATACCGAAATTCTCAATAATCGCAACATCTTGGgaataaattatgaaaattaagcacaacctccgaaaattgtaggtaaGTTTGTAAAAACACTCCGAATATCTTAGACGAGTGGAAGGAAGTGTTTAGCCTTCAgcgagctttagaaatttccagACAAATAGTTCTTTGGCAGAATaacgtcgttgggtgcccctgaatactTGGCCATGGCTCGTAAATCGAAAGATGAAGTGGTGAAATTTATCATGATCAACTACATGTTTAGATCATAATTATTTGAGTTTATCAGAGTTTCCGTTGATTTCATGATAATTGTGTTTGGAAAAGGATGACTGTTTACTTTTCACTCCTTTTCCGAGTAACCCATGGTAGTAACAGTTACTTCGTAGGATGGAGGCGGTTCTTCTGCTGGCAGATCGCACACCTCGGAATAGCATGGAGGAGGGTCGCGATAGAGCGACATTAACGAAATAGGATTTGCCCTGTTTGTGTATTCGCCGTTTGGGACAATCTGAGGTTCAATATTTAGAAAAATCATTGAATTTTGCTGCGGATAAATACCTTCATTGCTACCATCAGTATATAGCGCCTCACTGTTTGTATTGGTGCTGTCGTTTCTTGAGCTCGCTTCTCGTCCATTTTGTCGGCTTTCCTTCCATTTCTCCCGAAGAATCCTTAAGACAATACCACAAACAAGAAACGATGGACAAACAATACCAACTGCGATCACGATCGACCAACCAAACCAAGCTATTCTAGAGACAGTTCCGTTGTCTTTCTTGGTCTTATGACAGCTGTTGTTTCTGCAAACATACCAAGTTTTGCAGTCTCGATAATCTAAACATTTTGTTGTACAGGCATCTGGAGAGGATTCTCTCGTCTCTTGAGGAAAACAGTAACTAAACGTAAGACAAGACGTTTGCTGACAATCTGTGCAGTTCACACAAAGGCCATCGATCCGAACCCCATCCTTATAGCGAGCACAACATCTTGAGTTAAAGCTACATTGTGCATGATCACTCTCACAGCCTGAGGATAAGCAAAGGCTAAAGAAACTAACCAGGATTGACAAAAATAAGGTAGCCACCATCGATGAACTTTCTTCTCATCGGTTATCTGGTTGTCTGACCTATCAAAAACCAGCAGATAATCAGAAATGGGCCTTGGGGAAGTCTACAGCCGAAATCAAACTGAAACACTTCTGCGTTCGCAGGCTTAAGGAAGGGTCGACAACAGGGTTCTCAAATCCCCCCTTtccgtttgttttttgttcttaatccCGCTATCCCGCCTGTTTTTACGTCCGAATCCCGATCGcgccctattttttttttttttacgagttTCTTACTTTCATTATACAATGTTTAAGACTAACCTTCTTACAATAGGGAGCTTTGATGTTTAAGGAGGGCGGCcttgggattttcggttttgcggttttggctatttttttagATCGGTGTTTcggtttttgttgcaaaagacttcggtttttcggttttggtggTCATTGCGGTTTGcggatttttcgttttttagcatctggttttcggttttcgtgaaaaatactagcggttttttggttttggtacccgatgtggtttttggtttttcctaTTTTGTCCTATTTTGGGTTCCGGTTTCTGTTCGATTTGAGCAGCACTTAATCTCGAATAGCCGCGAAACGCCAAAGTTATTTGgaggaatgcgtgacaaaatAAATGTCATGGTAGGGGATCAAGCGTCTCCCTTGACCCCTTGACGCCCGGCGAGCCTTTGACCTCGCAGACCAGGGCGACCATTTGGTCAGTTTGCGAGCTATGGCTTCCAACGTGCCTCCCGCGCCAGCAACGGAAGAAGCAATTGTGGattgtgttgtgtttttttacGAGGAGGGGAGTTATCAAATGGTAATGTTCGATTAGAGATTTTCGATTAAAGTTTCTAGAGTTATAGCTTTTTGCGACTGCAAAATTGCAATTCTAAAGAGGACTTGTGTGCAAATTCTCCTAAGTTAACTAGGCTCTATAACTAGCGGCTTTTCGGAAATTGAGCTGCAAAGTCTGGGCTCGAGAGAGCGGCAGAAACAAAGCCTATGATTTAAGCAGACACAAAAAGATACGAAGGCTTCAGACAAAGTCCATGACATTCACAAATACTTTGGTGAAATTAGTGTTAGTTTAGTTTGCTCTGTATGCcccacttgtcaccattgtatcggtttttgacggttttgtatgcggttttcggtttcggccgaatttttttgcggttttgcggttttgcatgatttttttcttcggttttgcggtttctaaTTACGAGCCTCAtcgctccggaagttaaaaaattcgcaccgtctggttgctatgaagtgacgtaatcatccagttgaggTATCCATCACagtaacacttttgcggtcaactaccgcagcgctcgtaaagtagtttaattaaaaccgtgttcaaaaccctgtaggaagtctgtttatttttgagtcgattaatgcactgctgactttcacgaggtcaacttttgcataaattatcaaacattatgttaagcgggaatCTACCAATGGTTCTcgggagaagcaacttctatagcggcgcaagacaaatgtttcgagagtcgaggatgtgctcacaaactattcactatgcgacgaaaggagaaatcactggcatgatagctgcatgtaatggtaattttatcaatccaggtcgcgccgtgttcgctcgagaacactgtgacaacctcatttggcgcgcttctcaatacttccaaaacatgttgtaatcggtaagcAGACTAAAGCACTTAGTATCGGAaagccattcgaatcagtgtatacccaattctttgtctgaagattctcgcaaacacatataccaagtaaatctggatggaagagtaaattgtctccctaaacgcagccagattatattttgaaggatggcggcacaattcaacgcgtcttccaggtcagccctaatttatagttcgtaagagtataaattgcgatctccctattttcgcttaagctttttttgataaaacttcagtagaaacaaaacatcgcagacatgacattctcctgcatgagacacaatcggctgaaggaaatatctctttacaagtcgggtaaattatccattcttgcgcaccgcaaagtcagctaaaatcagtcgctggaaacctagcatattattaagcctgagcgcttctaagaataacacgtttagaacttcgacgcgtagaaaaaaaggcagttgttctatatcctttctggttcatccaggtagaagtcctggcatattattatgcctgagcgcttctaggatatataacacgtttagcatttcgacccgtagccgtaaaaaaaaatttaggcagttgttctatatcctttctggttcatccaggtaaaagtcctggcatattattatgtctgagcgcttctaggatatataacacgtttagcatttcaacccgtagccgtaaaaaacaattaggtagttgttctatatcctttctggttcatccaggtagaagtcctggcatgatattattatgcctgagcgcttctaggatatataacacgtttagcatttcgacccgtagccgtaaaaaaaaaaaaaaaaaaatgggcagttgttctatatcctttctggttcatccaggtagaagtcctggcatagtattatgcctgagcgcttctaggatatataacacgtttagtatttcgacccgtagccgtaaaaagaaaaaaaataggtagttgttctatatcctttctggttcatccaggtagaagtcctggcatattattatgcctgagcgcttctgggatatatagtagcagttttacccgtagaaaaaacaaactcagccgtTTATTTTGTAGGGTatatttaagcgtttttgtctgtgttagcaatgtgatcgactttatacgcagaccttaataatatgtttttttctttgacagcactgaataattttagccaAAACCTGAGCCGTACGTTTGTTGAatgccgcgcttttaattaaatttcacgccctagaatgatgacatgatggcgcgaaaattgacgcttctatcgtattagatgcgaaatatgatcagagataaatggaatagtgaatgttacaagcttctgagtattcagctgagataggggacttttagtctagataaacaaaatttttttggttgctaagacggtgcggctcgttatgTACCCAAATGCCTCCCTCTTTAAGGTTCTCGGGACTATAGCAATTAGCGACCGtgactttattttctgttttgctaatttatttatttatttatttctgagcgcatcaatacaaaaaaaaaaggtttacttCGATCTGATTTCTGGCCATTTGGAAACAGCCAGCTGAGTTGGGTAGATGGATGTTTCGATTACTTTACTGCTAGATTCCATTACGGGATGAAGCCAATCGTCTACGCTGACTACGGGTCATGGAAAATGTGTATGAACACACTGGTTGCACAGATTGATAAAATGTTCTCTTTTGTACGAAACATAAACCTGGCATGAAATCGAACAGCACAGCCAAATGCAAACAACCCCATGCagaaagtttacttttccacCCTTGCTGGACTTGGTCCTCGATTCCTGTTTAAACTCTCTTTATTTTCTTCCATTCTTAAATCCGCAAAAAAATAGGGGCGTATGACACGCAATAgtttgcaaaacagtttttttttctcacaatcGGTTTTAAAAGGTGCCAAACGCGGGCGAAGACTGTGTAAAATTAACCGCGTATTTTTCTCCTCTCTGACTAGTCTAATTGCGTTCGACGAAGGAAGAACGCTTCCTAATCTTCTGGGTTGCCTGTTATCGCGTAGGTTCCCTGTGCACGCAAGCGAAAGCTGACCCGTGTTTTTTCGTTCCATGGTTCACCCTTtctgcgccattttgaatgacgtcacaatttCGTTGCGCAAAGCATTCTGCCTCGTGCTTCGCTGTTTGTCGGACGTGTTGGAAGGTTCAAGCTTTATTTACGTCATAATCAATTGTCATATGGCAATCACGTGCATCACTGGTTCCATCAAGGTCAACAAGCAAGATGATTACACGGGAATATTTGAGTTCGGCTAAGGAATGAACTGTGGAGTTGTTTTCTAAGCGGGTTTTATCGCTGAACTCTGAACTGATGATTCTGCTACACCTTTTTCGGTCAATGCCGTTCAAATCGAGCTGGAACTTCGTAGAAACACACAAATAAAGACCAGGTAACATTTGTGCCGTGAGAAGATTACCCGTGCGTTTGAGtctatttatatatttgtagtTTAACCTCTTTACGCACGAAATATATTCTGAGATAAAGTAAGCTGTTGTTACAGCTGTAATGCTTCATTCACGTCTGATATATCCACGCGGGCCATCTTGCATGATAAGTATCTCGCTCGCTGAAGCAAGCTTAAGTTTTAAATATGTTAAACTGACGTACATGAACTTAAAATAATCATGAGATGAAAAGTTTGCACAATTGCAAAAGATTCTGTCCTGTTCTCTGGCATCAGTAATCTAGCAAAAACCTAATATGTTTCCGTCGCTGTTatgatcattgttttcatttcaagttgTGTCACGCAAGAAGCCAGGACTTTGTAACCTTCGAGGCTACCATTTTTTCGAAGTTTGTAGTGACatgtttatctttttaacaacGTAGAACTTTTTACGatctattttacatttttatcgaCCATGCTTGAGGGAGAATAAGACAGGAGTAAAGAGTTAATGAGTGAGATATTTTGAAGCTGTATACGCGAAGAGCATCTCTTAAGAAAAGAATGTTTACCTTTTAATTCATGATCTCTTCCATgatttgaaataatgtttgacgACACAAAAGCTAATCTGGAGCTAAGAAAATTCGAACGCACTCATTAATCTATGATTACTTCTAGTTAGTTTCTTGGCCTCACTCCAGACCTCTTCTTTGACCGTTCGAGCACACCGTACCTTCTTTACCAAGTACCGGAATAAGACGAAAACTCCCAAAGGTGATAATGGATAAATTTGGTGGGCTTCATTTCCTTGGCGACTAGTACAAAGGCGGTGTACACAAAAGAGTCAAAATGTAGTCACAATAAAACTTTTTAAGTTTTGTCGTgactatatttttaaaattccccTATCCCGGTACTTTTCCCTTACGATTCCCGCATCTTAACCCAATAAAAATAGGAAATCCCGCTCCCGCTCATTATCAAAATTCCCGCTTCCCGCTCCTTCTTTTAGCTCGCATCCCGAGTATCACCacaaaaaaatagccaaatcccgcatcccgccaAACCTATTGTGAACCCTcttaagggttgatttccactgtcgcgtaatttttacgtgcgtgtGCACACACGTAAATTTTCATCACGTAAATATGACTCTTGCGTAAATAgaatagaggcaagatatatAATGTTGAGCTTAAGCGAgtagttgagcgaggttcaacttttacgtttacgtgcCATTGTCTGTTTTATTTTCGAACGTAAATACATGTggaggggggtactcaacaaatttttattcgGGGAGGCTCCGCTTCGAGGTCCAACCCCGtatccttttatataccatttttcacgaaaaaggtaccactttcgtataccttctattaaaACAAATGGTACCTCTTTCACATACCTCGTTTataactttgcatcccttttaactgctggtGAATGCATTGtcatttaaataggaatcaatagaGCATTTTcccgactttataaagccataaaattcatctgttcggCCCTTTGGCCCTTTCACaaacccaaatgacagattaccctaccctttcatatacttaaaCGTGTAAAAtgcctaccctttcatataactgaagcctgaaaaagatacctcTTTcgagcggagcctccccgtatagtcCACTAAGGGAGTTCCCCCCGGGCGTCAATATTACGCacgtataaaaatataattagTAACAggtgacactacagctgccccctcTTTGTATGTTCAAGTatgttgtcggtcaatagtattcttggtcgCTGTGTAGCTCTTTCAAACATACCGATTAATGATGAAGATTTCCACACATATCAAGTTGGAATTTTTCactatttctcttttattttttacgtacagttcattttattagccGGAAaataagccttagaaattaaaacgttttttcaattcGCGCTCGCGCTTTTTATTCAACTTTATaaaaggacatctgtgagcagagaatacgtcagcacagaatttgattgtcggtgaatttctgtaatcgtccatcgttctgttagtgataagctagccgttgattcaCTCGTCCTGCTTGTTTGTGGACTGAGTCTTATTTCcgcaaagagagagaaagagtgtctgacaattgtttccaatcaaagatttgtaaATAATAAACTCTTCCAAGTGTTTATACATACACAGTTATACACACCTTATATATAACTTCATCCGCTCTTAACGAGTGTCTCGATCCATTATACAGCTGCTCGACAGGTCACTGATAACACGCCCGTGAAcacaaaagagtatcgaagcaGGACTGTACAATAtaagtgtcacaaaatcaaCGTACGCGGTCCCCTCGGGGATATTcttttttacgtcatcctaaccatctcttATTTGAGGCAGGTATTTGAGGTGTGAGGGgggattttttctggcatactgacagTATTTTTCAACTGTAAttacttttttatatatacGCGCGAGCTACTTAGGATGCCTCCCCGGGATATTCCCTTTTCTGTGCGAAATCCCTGACAATGAACAGAAGGGGCAATAGAATGGTCTATTGAAAAATGGCGAGTCTCACCAAATATTAATCGATCGAGTCTCGAACTTTGTTGACATTTGTAATTATAAGTTTTGAAATTCGGAGCTAGGCTAATGACACGTCCTAGCCCATCCCCTTAACCAAATAAAGGACCACTTTCCTGGAGGTTATTTTTAGAAACTGAAAGATTCTAAGTctctaaagttttttttttcagatgaaaaACATCTGTAAATATTGGGAATTAGGGTGCCGATATGTTTAGTTTTTGAAGCAGATGTATGTTTGTTCAGGAAAATAATGCAATGGGATGGCTGCGATGTTCTCAGAATAGATTACTGGTAACTAATTCAAGTTTGACGCTGTTTGACTGACCTTTGAAGCCCTTTGAATTAAGCCTTCCAAGTCCCAAGTCAGCTAATCAATCTATCCCATGGCAGTGAAATATATCTTTCAGAAAAGAAAGCGAAAATAGTCAGTTTCAAGCACGCACTGGAGGTCATCAAATGTTTATCAGCTTAAGCAGAGTTAAATTGTTTTGGGAGTGAAAATTGATAACCACTAATATAGTTTCAATACAATCTGAACAGACGAAATATATGAATTACTTTCAACACTTATTCGAAAACCGGCGTTTAAATTGACTTGGAGTGCAAATCACAACTCAATATTAAGTCATAAATGAGTCAAGGTATATTTAGATTTCGCGAAAGAGGTTGTAATACCGGAAGTGGTTACGCCTGATGTTGATTCCTGGATTTAGCTCAAACGGGGAATCTTGGTTGGATGAACTGCGTGTAATTATTGCTTGATAAAACCTaactaaaatacaaaataatttcTGTTAAACTGAGGCTCATCATTCACTGACTGCATGGAGAATTACTGCGCTTCTCTTAAACAAGCGAagtctgaagttcaaaagccaactgacgtttgcgtCACTGTTTGCGTTTTTCGccgccgtcaatcatcttagagGGTGTTCACATGAGAAAACTCGTaccggcgcgagtttcatacTGCGATGACTTCTTTTTGatttcgtatcgcgtttacacgttgactgggtcatttcatatctcgttatttgaaggtacacttcatgttgataacATACACGTGTGATTCAAAATCGAAAAACATAGCGCATAggctacccgttccagtctaaCGGCAGACCGATTTTACACTGAAACGGGTGGTTGTTTCGCGTTTACACGATACCGTTGCGAAATTTCGTACCGGGCTGACTCGCGCTGGCccgacattttgtggtggtatcatgtaaacaaatatagagcTATGAGAGGGACCCCGAATGAACTCGCACCGGCGCGGAAGTCTCCTCGGTGTCATGTCAACACCCcccttagcggacctcttaggaaacagaattttacttcaacgggttcaaaaggtcatggtttgtaataataataataataataataataatttaattcttatattgcgcgctttccatgaaatgatcaagcgtgcattacatgatttctatctataataATTTGATACAGagtattaattatttaaaatatactatgataaaattataatatacaacatatgttaagaTACTATCAAAATATCTGCGGTACGAAGTttagcagatatttgttttctgcacgttctgaatttggtattttcattgtgtttttcaatgaagtgtTCAGTAGTTACGTAATACGTGTTAATTGCGTTTCATATATAAGTTGTTGTCAGTCAGCATGTTCTTCCTTCGGGTCTGCAACGCCACACGCTACAACACTGTTCTGTTTAACATGAGTGACGCGGAGGACAGCAATGTTCGTTCTCGTCCGAACCCTGAAGTCGTAGATCCTTCTACTGGCGCTGCTATACAGGCTGCCGTTACTCGTTCTATAGGTTCTTTAACCGACAACCTTACACAGGTCATTGAATCTCGGCTTACCGATTTTGCCAAGCGTTTTTCAGAGGAAAACAGTTCGTCCGTTGAGCAAGCTGTTAAGAAGGCGCGTCGCGAGCAATACACGTGCAAGAGAAAGGGTAACCAGCAGCAGTTAGACCATTCCCTCCAGGTGCTGGACAAGCTAGACGAAGCTTCCGACGCACTGAAGCACAAATCCTATGAAAAAGCTAAGGCTGCTTTGGAGTCAGGTACGGAATTAGTGTCCAAGCGTGTTAAAGCAATAAAGCTAGCCGACAAGAGCGAGTTTGGATGGGCGACTGTCAATGAGTATCTATCCGACGAACTCTCCTCTGACTCAGATGATGAGAAGAGAATTTACCGGGCCGAGAGGAGAGCTGAGAGAAAGGTCACTAAGGAAAAACGTCGTCGTGCCCGTTCTGGCGACAAAGGCAGTGGCTCCGCCTCTACTTCTCGGGCGACTTCGTCAAGATACGTATCCAGCGATTGGTTTCACGCCCGGAGGCTAGACCAGCGCGTCGTTTGGGCCCCTGTTTTAAGATAAGTACCCAGCACTTTTTCGCTTTactatctttgtttctttcttcgtCGATTATGGCGTTACCGCACAGGCCATAATCCAATATTCTCAGTGATTTGCTGcatttgtgtttatatttatataggtTAGTGCAGAATATCAAAATATCTGCGGTACGAAGTttagcagatatttgttttctgtaCGTTCTGAATTTGgtattttcattgtgtttttcaatgaagtgtTCAGTAGTTACGTAATACGTGTTAATTGCGTTTCATATATAAGTTGTTGTCAGTCAGTATGTTCTTCCTTCGGGTCTGCAACGCTACACGCTACAAcactgttcttttatttttatgttatggattttattttcatgtttttctgtaTGTGTTCCCCTTTTTTCAGTGCGGGGATTTTGGTCATTTGAGTCCACGTGCTTGAAGCCTGCGGATTCTTCGAAGAGTAGCTCTCGACGCGTTTGACTAGATGGCGACTCGTCGACCTGTGATGAAGTTGAGTgtgatttaattcatttattgtcTTGTTGTGGCGACGAGTTTAGTGCGAAAGGCGGAAGCAGTGGCGTGAAAGGTCGCTTGCAATCTTCGTTTAACTTTTGGGTCGAGACTTTAGATGCACCAGATTTTGTCCTTGATATGATTAGGCGCGGTTACAGATTGCCGTTTGCCGAGTACCCCTCGCAGTGCTTTTTGAAGAACAATAGATCAGCTCTTCAGCATCCGGAATTTGTCGCTGATGCTATTAGCGAGCTTTTAAGTAACGGCTGCATTGTTGAGCACGAATTCCCTCCGTATTGTGTTAATCCTTTGACAGTCGCTGTTGGGAAGAAGCTTCGCCTGGTTATCGATCTGAGACACGTAAACAATTATTTAGTAAAACCTATATTCAAGTACGAGGACTTACGATCGCTTTCTCAAGTTCTCGATGAAGGACACTGGTTTTTCTCTTGGGACCTTAAGTCCGGTTACCACCATGTCGATATTTGTCTCGACCACCAAAAGTACCTTGGTTTCGCGTGGCCTTTTTCTGGCGTCGTCagatatttttcctttacagtACTGCCTTTCGGGTTAAGTagcgcttgcttttgttttaccaAGTTAATGCGCCCGTTAGTTAGGCGTTGGCGTTCTATGGGACacaacagtttcatttattTGGACGATGGTTTCGGGAGTCGACCAGACAAATGTTCTGCCGTGGCAGCTAGCTTAATTCAACGTAAAGAGCTCTCTTCATCTGGTCTTCTTTGTAACGAGGAAAAGTCTCACTGGGATCCAGTTCAAATTGGCAAATGGCTAGGCTTCGTTATTGATACTATTTTAATGTGTTTCCGGATTCCCGAGAAGAAAGTTCTCAAGCTTAAAGGCTTGCTAGATTCTGCGATTCAGGATGGATTCTCTTCATTTCGCGAGTTAGCGAGAATAGCAGGCACTATCATTTCAGCTGCGTTAGCTGTTGGTCCAATTTCTCGTGTTTTGACCAGACAAATGTACTTCGCCATTGAAACCAGATCGGCTTGGGATGACATAATTCATTTTCCTCCGAGCCTTTTACAAGAACTGAAATTTTGGTATTGCAACATCGACTGCTTAAACGGCTATTCTATTAGGCCACCGTTAGCTATACGTATACCGTTGTATTTTCCGATGCTAGCGACGTAGCGTTCGGAGGATTTTCGGCTACTTTAGACGGCTCCGTCGTTAGCGGCATGTGGGAGAGCGAGGATATCGGCCAAAGCTCTACGTTTCGCGAGctaaaagcaattttttacGTGTTGCTTTCTTACGTGGCTCAACTGAAACTCAAGAGAGTTAAAATCTTCACTGATAATCAGGCCGCCGCCAGAATAGTTGCTATCGGAAGCTCCAAATCTCACCTCCAGGCCCTGGCTATGgatattttcaatctttgtcttgCCAACAGCATCGTTCTCGAAGCCCAGTGGATCCCTAGGTCTCTTAATGAAAGAGCAGATCTTCTTAGCAGATTAATTGATAAAGACGACTGGTCCATCAATCCCTCGGTATTTCGACTTGTCGACGCTAAATGAAGCCCTCACACAATTGATCGCTTTTCGTCCTATTACAATGCCCAGCTTCCGAGGTTCAAC from Porites lutea chromosome 6, jaPorLute2.1, whole genome shotgun sequence includes the following:
- the LOC140942029 gene encoding uncharacterized protein, whose product is MFFLRVCNATRYNTVLFNMSDAEDSNVRSRPNPEVVDPSTGAAIQAAVTRSIGSLTDNLTQVIESRLTDFAKRFSEENSSSVEQAVKKARREQYTCKRKGNQQQLDHSLQVLDKLDEASDALKHKSYEKAKAALESGTELVSKRVKAIKLADKSEFGWATVNEYLSDELSSDSDDEKRIYRAERRAERKVTKEKRRRARSGDKGSGSASTSRATSSRYVSSDWFHARRLDQRVVWAPVLR